From the genome of Spinacia oleracea cultivar Varoflay chromosome 2, BTI_SOV_V1, whole genome shotgun sequence, one region includes:
- the LOC130467411 gene encoding uncharacterized protein: MDKSWIDLPTGHHEYIDGCMEFIEFAKQDLVEGKIRCPCKKCKVEKWFSVNEVERHILFKGFYKPYKDWIFHGKGDTFQRMFESDGGITSEGSLDNQSGFVGRDNMGGLLRSAFSVNMPPNCPNLEAREDDEWIEEPLAYDTDVEYDYSTIEEDVTYKKLLEASEEKLYEGCINFSKLSFLLHLFHLKCMNHWSIESFNMLLKLILDAFPQILDFPSSYYYSKKMIKDLGLGYEKIDACPNNCMLYWGEFLKKDKCHVCGTSRWKKTKDRGNVVSDQGTDTCKKGVPAKVMRYFPLIPRLKRIYMSSSTAEDMRWHDTERLGEDDKKILRHPSDGLAWKAFDERHSDFALDPRSVRLGLASDGFNPYRLMNTTYSTWPVMLIPYNLPPWLCMKPSSFILSTLIPGKSGPGNDIDVYLQPLVHELKLLWTGVEAFDAFAGEKFNLRAALLWTINDFPGYAMLSGLSTKGYNACPICLDSTPSDRFGSKICYCSYRKWLPADHPYRCQGDKFCEKFGTNEWGKAPSRPSGTDILRQQEKVKHVYGKSKAPPKKRQRGHDDDDDVQDESDFGTKRSIFFDLVYWEHNLLRHNLDVMHIEKNVSENILGTLLSMDKSRDSRNDREALEAWRIKSHLWLSTNPNGGECMPPASYSMSTEEKERFLNVLQKIKVPDGYGSNLSSCVNMKQRKLINLKSHDNHVLMQDILPVALRASKATKVIDLLARLSSFFKKLCSTTIDPDDLDGLQNEIILTLCELEKEFLPSFFTIMVHLLIHLVEEVKLGGPVQYRWMYPIERLISYTSKLYSFYLIFHIYHILSTNVLFERYLSHLKSHVTNKAQPEGSIAEGFLLEETIRFCSRYLQGVKTIFNIPKRMDDDIPNPNDYLFNSGGRVIGKEVSIRLDDKSLKQAHRYILLHSDEIKGDLDEFLTEKRQMNLQNPVTESDESNWIINEFGGWLQNKVHYIDATTEDGKLRKALAGGLHSYGRKLKGYIINGYKFLSTDRDSRLLAQNSGIMVEADGDAYYGKVKHIYELDYYGDYKVVLFRCDWVDIHRGVKAYPNGGVCVNFSKLMHSGRLLQDDPFVFSSQAKQVFYIEDEIQKGWLHVVKNKPRDVFDLGDSLPVEEEGGTN; this comes from the exons ATGGATAAAAGTTGGATCGATCTACCCACTGGTCATCATGAATATATCGACGGTTGTATGGAATTTATTGAGTTTGCCAAGCAAGATCTAGTCGAAGGAAAAATTAGATGTCCATGTAAGAAATGTAAGGTAGAGAAATGGTTCTCCGTAAATGAAGTGGAGAGGCATATTTTGTTTAAGGGATTTTATAAGCCATATAAGGATTGGATTTTTCATGGTAAAGGGGATACGTTTCAGCGTAtgtttgagagtgatggagggaTTACTAGTGAAGGATCCCTTGATAACCAAAGTGGGTTTGTAGGTCGAGATAATATGGGAGGGCTATTAAGATCAGCATTTAGTGTTAATATGCCTCCCAATTGCCCAAATTTAGAAGCACGAGAGGATGATGAATGGATTGAGGAGCCCTTGGCCTATGACACAGATGTAGAATATGATTATTCTACAATAGAAGAAGATGTGACATATAAGAAGTTGCTTGAAGCTTCTGAGGAGAAATTGTACGAGGGGTGTATCAATTTTTcaaagttatcttttctgttaCACTTGTTTCACTTGAAGTGTATGAATCACTGGTCCATAGAATCTTTCAATATGTTGTTGAAGCTAATTCTAGATGCATTTCCTCAAATACTTGATTTTCCCTCATCTTATTATTACAGtaagaaaatgataaaagaCTTGGGCCTTGGGTATGAAAAGATTGATGCTTGTCCGAATAATTGCATGTTGTATTGGGGTGAATTTTTAAAGAAAGACAAGTGTCATGTTTGTGGTACATCGAGGTGGAAGAAAACTAAGGATAGGGGCAACGTTGTAAGTGATCAAGGTACGGATACTTGTAAGAAAGGTGTGCCAGCTAAGGTAATGCGATATTTCCCTCTTATACCGAGACTAAAAAGAATCTACATGTCATCATCAACAGCAGAAGATATGAGATGGCATGATACAGAGCGATTGGGTGAAGATGATAAGAAGATTTTAAGGCATCCTTCAGATGGCTTAGCATGGAAGGCATTTGATGAGCGTCACAGTGATTTTGCATTAGACCCTCGTAGTGTTCGATTAGGTcttgcgagtgatggttttaatCCTTACCGTTTAATGAACACCACTTATAGTACGTGGCCAGTGATGTTGATTCCTTATAATCTTCCACCATGGTTATGTATGAAACCGTCTTCTTTCATTCTGTCCACGCTTATTCCTGGAAAATCAGGTCCCGGAAATGATATTGACGTGTATCTGCAGCCATTAGTGCATGAATTGAAATTGCTGTGGACAGGGGTTGAAGCTTTTGATGCTTTTGCCGGAGAGAAATTTAATTTGCGTGCGGCTTTGCTTTGGACTATTAATGACTTTCCCGGCTATGCAATGCTCTCTGGTTTGAGCACAAAAGGTTACAATGCATGTCCTATATGCTTAGATTCCACGCCTTCTGATAGATTTGGGAGCAAGATTTGCTATTGTAGCTATAGAAAATGGTTACCTGCAGATCACCCATATCGATGTCAAGGTGACAAGTTTTGTGAGAAGTTTGGAACTAATGAGTGGGGTAAAGCCCCATCTCGTCCTAGCGGCACTGATATATTGAGGCAGCAAGAAAAGGTGAAGCATGTTTATGGAAAGTCGAAGGCACCACCGAAAAAGAGGCAAAGAGGACacgatgatgacgatgatgtcCAAGATGAAAGTGACTTTGGTACCAAGAGAAGCATATTCTTTGATTTGGTGTATTGGGAGCATAATCTTCTAAGGCATAATTTAGATGtgatgcacattgagaaaaacgTGTCTGAGAATATTTTGGGAACTCTTCTTAGCATGGATAAGAGTAGAGATAGTAGGAATGATCGAGAAGCCCTTGAAGCATGGAGAATAAAGTCTCACCTTTGGCTGAGTACTAATCCTAACGGAGGTGAATGCATGCCTCCGGCTTCCTATTCTATGTCTACGGAGGAGAAGGAGAGGTTCCTAAATGTTTTGCAGAAAATTAAAGTTCCTGATGGATATGGATCCAACCTTTCTAGTTGTGTGAATATGAAGCAAAGGAAGTTGATTAACCTCAAAAGTCATGACAACCATGTTCTAATGCAGGATATCCTTCCCGTTGCCTTAAGGGCCTCTAAAGCTACAAAAGTAATTGACTTGTTGGCTAGATTGTCTTCCTTTTTCAAGAAGTTGTGCTCTACAACTATTGATCCAGATGATTTAGATGGTCttcaaaatgaaattattttaacTCTTTGTGAGTTGGAAAAGGAGTTTCTGCCTTCATTTTTCACAATCATGGTCCATTTGTTGATTCACTTAGTGGAGGAGGTTAAACTTGGTGGACCAGTGCAATACAGATGGATGTATCCCATTGAAAGGTTAATATCTTACACGTCTaaattatattctttttatttaatatttcacatttatcatatattaagTACAAATGTTTTATTTGAAAGGTACTTGTCCCATTTGAAATCACATGTAACCAATAAAGCCCAACCTGAAGGATCTATTGCAGAAGGCTTCCTTTTAGAGGAGACAATTAGGTTTTGTTCGAGATATCTTCAAGGTGTTAAGACCATTTTCAACATACCTAAAAGGATGGATGATGACATTCCAAATCCCAATGATTACTTGTTTAATTCTGGTGGTCGAGTTATTGGGAAGGAGGTCAGCATTCGCCTTGATGACAAAAGCTTAAAACAAGCTCATCGCTACATTTTGCTTCACTCTGATGAGATAAAAGGGGATCTGGA TGAATTTTTAACCGAGAAACGTCAAATGAACTTACAAAATCCTGTCACGGAGAGTGATGAAAGTAACTGGATCATCAATGAGTTTGGAGGGTGGCTGCAAAATAAG GTACATTACATAGATGCAACCACCGAAGATGGGAAACTAAGAAAAGCTTTGGCGGGTGGTTTGCATTCTTATGgtagaaaattaaaaggataCATAATCAATGGATACAAATTCCTTTCCACGGATCGCGATTCTCGTCTTTTGGCACAAAATTCTGGAATTATGGTCGAAGCGGATGGAGATGCCTACTATGGAAAAGTGAAACATATCTATGAATTAGATTATTACGGAGATTACAAAGTTGTATTGTTTCGTTGTGATTGGGTAGACATTCATAGGGGTGTAAAAGCATATCCAAATGGCGGAGTATGTGTCAATTTCTCTAAATTGATGCATTCTGGACGATTGTTGCAAGATGATCCATTTGTATTCTCATCTCAAGCAAAACAAGTTTTTTACATAGAAGATGAGATACAAAAGGGATGGTTGCATGTTGTTAAGAACAAGCCTAGAGATGTGTTTGATTTAGGGGATTCTTTACCAGTAGAGGAAGAGGGTGGGACCAATTGA